In the genome of Planctomyces sp. SH-PL62, the window GGGCTGGCTCTGGAAATTCGGGGCGCGCGACTTCGCCGGCGGCCTTGTCGTGCATGCGACGGCCGGCGTGGGGGCGCTTTGCGTCGCGGTGGCCGTGGGCAAGCGTCGCGGGGCCGACGTCGAGAGCCTGCATCCCCACAACCTGACCCTGACGGCGATCGGGACGACGCTCCTCTGGCTCGGCTGGATCGGCTTCAACGTGGGGCGGGCCTGGGGCGTCTCGCCGGGGGCCGCGGCGGCCTTCGCGGCGACCCTCTTCGGCGGCGCGGCCGGGATGGCGGCCTGGTCGCTCGTCGAGTACGCGACGACGGGCAAGGCGACCTTCCTGGGCGCCTGCACGGGGATCGTCGCGGGCCTGGTGGGCGGGTCGGCCGCCGCGGGCTACGTCGCCCCGCCGGCCGCGGCCGTCCTCGGCGCGACCACCGCCCTGATCGTCCACGGCGCGATCCTCGTCAAGGGACGGCTCGCCTACGACGACTCGCTCGACGTCTTCGGCGTCCACGGCGTCGGCGGGATCGTCGGCGCGCTCGGCCTCGGCCTGCTGGCCGACTCCGCGCTCGACCCCGGCGTCGTCGGCCTGTTCGAGGGCCGCACGGAGCTGATGCTCGCCCAGCTCGTCGCCGTCGCGGTGGTCGTCGCCTACACCGCCGTCATGACCTCGGCCATCCTGTTCGTCGTCGACCGCGCGATGGGCCTCCGCGTCAGCCCCGAGGACGAGGAACTCGGCCTCGACCTCGCCCAGCACGGCCAGCGCGGCTACGTCCTCGGCGAAGGCGAACGCGCGTTCGGCGAGTTTCGATGAAAGCCGCGATCCGCACCCCCCGGTTGCCCACCGCCCTACGATGACAGGAACGCGAGCGAGCCGAACGGCGGCCGACGCGATCGACGCCTCGACCTGAAACGAAGCGTCATGGGCATTCCGGGAGAATCGACGACATGCGGATCACTTTCGGCCTTGGTGCGGCGGCGCTCGTTCTGGTCCTCGGGGCGGCGGGAGCGGACGGGCCCGGCGAGACGCCCCGAGAGATCCCCCCGGGCCCGCTGGGGGACGTGATCCGGCTGGGCGAGACGCTGGTTCAGGAAACCGCGACGCACCCGATGACGAAGCCGTACGTCGGCAACGCCCTGAATTGCACGTCGTGCCACCTGGCGAACGGGACCGATCCCGAGGCGGGGACGTTCCTGGGGACGGCGACCGCCTATCCCGCATACTCCCCTCGCGAGGGCCGGGTGCTCACGCTGGAGGATCGGATCCTCAACTGCTTCATGAGGAGCTGCCACGGCGTCCGGCCGCCGCTGGGGAGCGAGCCCTCGGTGGCGATCGCGGCCTACATCACCTGGCTCTCGGCCGGCCAGCCGCTGCGCATGAATCCGAAGCGTCCGGCCGGGCCGGGCGCGATCAGGCCGCTGGGCCTCGCCGCCGAGTCGGCCGATGCGGAGCGGGGCAAGGCCCTCTACGCCGAGAACTGCGCCGACTGCCACGCCGACGACGGCCGGGGCCGCAAGGAGAACCCGCCGGTCTGGGGAGACCGCTCGTACAACCAGGGCGCCGGGCTGGCGAACACGCCCCAGCTCGCCGCCTGGCTCAAGGTCGCCATGCCCCTGGACGACCCCCACCTGACCGAGCAGGAAGCCCTGGACGTCGCCGCGTACGTCAACTCCCACGACCGGCCCGCGTTCCGACTGGAGGACCACCTCCCCCCCGATGACAAGCTCGGCGAATACAACGCCGCGGCCGACGCCCCCGGAAGGTGAGCGTCGGCCGCGGCGTGAGGTTTTCCCTTTACGGACTGGTTCGGGTCAGGGCTTCCTGGTCGCGACCAGCTCGGCGGTGGCCGGGACGCCGTCGAAGGGGGCGGCCACCGGCTCGACGAAGCCGTTGTCGTGGGCGATGAGCCCCAGCGAGCCGACGCAGTAGTTGTCGCCGCCGGAGAGGAGCAGGTTGAACACCGGCTGGACCTTCTCCTTCTCGGCCGAGGCGACCTCCACGGTGCCGCCCACGGTGCGGAGGCGGTCGCCGGGCTTGAGGTCCCGCGCCATGACCCAGCCGTGTCCCGCCTTCCAGAAGCGGTGGATGCCGGTGGGGTGCACGGTCTCCCTGCCCAGGTCGATCGCGTGGGTCATGGTCGGCGGGTTGTGGAACACGGTCACGACCGCCCGGTAGTCGAACCGGCCGGTGGTCGTGTCCTGGGTCAGCACCTGGTCCCCGGGCCGGATCGTCTCGATGGGCCGGTCGCCCCGCAGGGTGCGGACGGGCGTCCCGCCGGCGAAGCACGAGTAACCCGACGGCGTGTAGCCCGCCACCGAGAAGGAAACGGTCATGTACGGGCGGGCCTGGGGCGTGAAGGCGATGGGGACGTCCTCGACGTAGGTCGGAACCGTCGGCTCGGCCGAGGCGCTCCGGCGGGCGTAGCCTCGCCCCTCCAGCTCGTACGCCCAGTCCATCCATTTTTCGCGGTCGTAGCCCAGGTCCACGCCGCCGATTTCCTTCAGGAGCGTCGCGGCCCGCTCGTTGACCTCGCGGATCGGCGCGTTGTACGCCTCGATGTCGGCGACGTCCCGGGTCATCTGCTCGCGGGCGACCGAGGCCGACGCGCGCGCCTCGGCGATCATCGCGTCGATCGGGACGTGGAGCCGCTTGGTCGTCGCCACGACCTCCCGGAAGTTCGGGCCCCCCAGGCGGACCAGGTTGGACTCGGACGAGTCGCGGCCGAGCTCGTTGGCCAGTTGGGTCGGCGAGAACATCACGCTCCAGGGCTGGTACGAGACCCCGCCGGGGACGGTGTAGTCCAGGGACCTGTCGACGAAGTTCCGGAACGCGGCGTTGAGCTGGGGGTTGGGGGTGTTCAGCGTCATCACGGCTTGATACCGCTGTTTCTGAGCCGCGAGCGCGGGGACCAGATCCCTGCTCATGATCGGACCGCTGTAGCCCGTGTATCCGTCGGAGACGTCGATCGTGGAGACCCCGGAGGGATCGCTGGGCAGTCCTCGCCAGTCGGTGAGCTGCGGCGGCTGCATCGGCGTGTAGAGCCGGCGGAGTTTCGCGTCGCGGCCCTCGACGAGCAGTTCGCCCTGCGAGCCGGGGCCCCCCACCGGTTTCACCTTGTACTTCACCTCGTCGCGGACCCAGCTCGCCAGGAGCCCCGCGAAGTCGCGAGGGTCGCGGCGGACGAGCAGGGCCGAGGCCTCGGAGCGAGCCGTCGCGTGGGGGCTGAAGACGGCCAGGGTGGCCAGGGCCGCCGACGCGCCGGGGCCGTCGATCCGGCCGAACACCTCCACGGCGATCCGCTGCCGGCCCTCGTCGCCCCCCCGGGCGAAGGACCGCCAGAGCGACGGCACGGCGCGGGGGTCCTCGATCGCCGCCAGGGCTTCGCGGGCCTCGGCCCGCTTCGCCTTGTCGCGCGAGGCCAGGCCCGACCGGATCTTCTCCAGCCGGGGCTTCCACTCCTTCTCGGCCCGCTCCCGGGCCTCGTGCGCGGCCTGCGCGGCGGCCTCGGCCTCCGGGTGGACCCAGCGCCCCTTGGACTTCTCGAAGCCGAGCCGACGCCAGGCGCCCTCGCGGCCGGGGTCGAGCTGGACGACCCGGACCAGGTGGGCCGTCATCGGCTGGGCCAGGCCCTTCTCCCCGCACCAGAGGGCCAGCTTGTAGAGGTCGTCGGCCTGGTCGCGGGTCTTCGCCCGGCGTTCCAGGTACTCGCGGAACAGCGCCTGCTGCTCGGGCGACTCCTCGACGGCGCGGGCGGCCTCGGCGGGCCGCATCCACTTGCCGTCGCGTTCGACGTACCCCAGCAGGCCGCGCGCTCTGGCGTGGTCGGGGGCCAGGAGGACGGCGCGGGTCAGGTGGGTGGTCTTCTCGGCGGCCAGGCCCTGAGCCTCGCACCAGAGGGCCAGCCGCACCTGGGCGTCGGCGTCACGGCCCGCGGCGGCCTTCGCCGCCTCGTACGCCGCGCGGTCGACGCCGCGCCCCGGCTCCTCGCGGTCGACGCCCCCAACGAACCCCACCGCCGCACTCAGGACCCATGCGGAGATCATGGCCGACTCCTCCAGGAACGGGATGTCAGTTCGTCGAGAACGCTCGATCCGCGAGCCGCAGTTCGGTCCAGGTCAGGGCTTCTTGGCCGCGACCAGTTCGGCGGTGGCCGGGACGCCGTCGAAGGGGGCGGCCACCGGCTCGACGAAGCCGTTGTCGTGGGCGATGAGCCCCAGCGAGCCGACGCAGTAGTTGTCGCCGCCGGAGAGGAGCAGGT includes:
- a CDS encoding ammonium transporter; the encoded protein is MIDRADALLVMTCAALALLLTPAMGLIFAGLVRRKNALSAFLGCLTPLGIVAVQWLLLGQGLAFGRDLFGGLVGVPDGALFGLRFEPRGDLATTIPESLFLTFQMLAAAFAAALVASAGAERARFASTAVFVLLWTTLVYDPVAHWVWSPEGWLWKFGARDFAGGLVVHATAGVGALCVAVAVGKRRGADVESLHPHNLTLTAIGTTLLWLGWIGFNVGRAWGVSPGAAAAFAATLFGGAAGMAAWSLVEYATTGKATFLGACTGIVAGLVGGSAAAGYVAPPAAAVLGATTALIVHGAILVKGRLAYDDSLDVFGVHGVGGIVGALGLGLLADSALDPGVVGLFEGRTELMLAQLVAVAVVVAYTAVMTSAILFVVDRAMGLRVSPEDEELGLDLAQHGQRGYVLGEGERAFGEFR
- a CDS encoding polymorphic toxin-type HINT domain-containing protein: MISAWVLSAAVGFVGGVDREEPGRGVDRAAYEAAKAAAGRDADAQVRLALWCEAQGLAAEKTTHLTRAVLLAPDHARARGLLGYVERDGKWMRPAEAARAVEESPEQQALFREYLERRAKTRDQADDLYKLALWCGEKGLAQPMTAHLVRVVQLDPGREGAWRRLGFEKSKGRWVHPEAEAAAQAAHEARERAEKEWKPRLEKIRSGLASRDKAKRAEAREALAAIEDPRAVPSLWRSFARGGDEGRQRIAVEVFGRIDGPGASAALATLAVFSPHATARSEASALLVRRDPRDFAGLLASWVRDEVKYKVKPVGGPGSQGELLVEGRDAKLRRLYTPMQPPQLTDWRGLPSDPSGVSTIDVSDGYTGYSGPIMSRDLVPALAAQKQRYQAVMTLNTPNPQLNAAFRNFVDRSLDYTVPGGVSYQPWSVMFSPTQLANELGRDSSESNLVRLGGPNFREVVATTKRLHVPIDAMIAEARASASVAREQMTRDVADIEAYNAPIREVNERAATLLKEIGGVDLGYDREKWMDWAYELEGRGYARRSASAEPTVPTYVEDVPIAFTPQARPYMTVSFSVAGYTPSGYSCFAGGTPVRTLRGDRPIETIRPGDQVLTQDTTTGRFDYRAVVTVFHNPPTMTHAIDLGRETVHPTGIHRFWKAGHGWVMARDLKPGDRLRTVGGTVEVASAEKEKVQPVFNLLLSGGDNYCVGSLGLIAHDNGFVEPVAAPFDGVPATAELVATRKP
- a CDS encoding c-type cytochrome yields the protein MRITFGLGAAALVLVLGAAGADGPGETPREIPPGPLGDVIRLGETLVQETATHPMTKPYVGNALNCTSCHLANGTDPEAGTFLGTATAYPAYSPREGRVLTLEDRILNCFMRSCHGVRPPLGSEPSVAIAAYITWLSAGQPLRMNPKRPAGPGAIRPLGLAAESADAERGKALYAENCADCHADDGRGRKENPPVWGDRSYNQGAGLANTPQLAAWLKVAMPLDDPHLTEQEALDVAAYVNSHDRPAFRLEDHLPPDDKLGEYNAAADAPGR